One window of the Anas acuta chromosome 12, bAnaAcu1.1, whole genome shotgun sequence genome contains the following:
- the LOC137862998 gene encoding maestro heat-like repeat-containing protein family member 7, with protein MLFLSKICDLCSVTEKGVPMNFHGFCSKHKLVENIMALLEKEPVDSLRTEFRQKAMETVTVLSNTMPTALHGKKERLLNVCCKSVFFLPPESDMPETEGVLYTKTMKAMDTMLEDFVFSYPIASFNTEMQNMLKVMLDFAGSENPAVRERAVKVIGRLITFIRWYLVIKVRHKGFSTLSCIPEHPAMQGCLRGKPQRT; from the exons atgctgttcctcagcaaaatcTGTGATCTGTGCAGTGTCACAGAGAAGGGTGTGCCGATGAACTTTCATGGCTTCTGCAGCAAACATAAGCTGGTGGAGAACATCATG GCgctgctggaaaaggagccCGTGGACAGCTTGCGCACAGAATTCCGGCAGAAGGCCATGGAGACTGTCACCGTCCTCAG caACACCATGCCGACAGCACTGCATGGCAAAAAGGAGAGACTCCTGAACGTGTGCTGCAAGAGCGTCTTCTTTCTGCCTCCGGAGTCGGACATGCCAGAGACAGAAGGAGTGCTCTACACCAAG ACTATGAAAGCCATGGACACCATGCTGGAGGACTTCGTATTCAGCTACCCCATCGCCAGTTTCAACACAGAGATGCAGAATATGTTGAAG GTGATGCTGGACTTTGCTGGCTCTGAAAACCCAGCTGTGCGTGAGAGAGCTGTGAAGGTGATTGGGAGGCTGATTACTTTCATCCGCTGGTATTTGGTGATCAAGGTAAGGCACAAGGGATTTTCCACCCTTTCCTGCATCCCAGAGCATCCTGCCATGCAAGGGTGCCTGCGAGGCAAGCCTCAACGCACGTGA
- the LOC137863366 gene encoding olfactory receptor 14C36-like produces the protein MPNSSSVSEFLLLAFADTRELRLLHFGIFLGISLAALLGNGLILTAVACDHRLHTPMYFFLLNLALLDLGCISTTLPKGMANALWDTRAISYHGCAAQVFFFVFLVGAEYSLLTVMAYDRYVAICKPLHCGSLLGSRACVQMAAAAWGSGFLSAVLHTANTFSLSLCLGNAVAQFFCEIPQILKLSCSDAYLREVAVFLFTLSLIFACFVFIMLSYIQIFRAVLRIPSEKDQHKAFSTCLPHLVVVSLTVSTGMFAYLKPPSISSPSLDLLVAVLFSVVAPAVNPFIYSMRNKDLKNALWKLMT, from the coding sequence atgcccaacagcagctctgtgagcgagttcctcctgctggcattcgcagacacgcggGAGCTGCGGCTCCTGCACTTTGGGATCTTCCTGGGCATctccctggctgccctcctgggcaacggcctcatcctcaccgccgtagcctgcgaccaccgcctccacacccccatgtacttcttcctcctcaacctcgcccttctcgacctgggctgcatctccaccactctgcccaaaggcatggccaatgccctctgggacaccagggccatctcttATCACgggtgtgctgcacaggtcttcttttttgtcttcttggttggagcagagtattcccttctcaccgtcatggcctacgaccgctacgttgccatctgcaagcccctgcactgcgggagcctcctgggcagcagagcttgtgtccagatggcagcagctgcctggggcagtggctttctcagtgctgtcctgcacactgccaatacattttccctgtccCTCTGCCTTGGAAATGCAGTGGcccagttcttctgtgagatcccccagatcctcaagctctcctgctcagatgcctacctcagggaagttgctGTATTCttatttactctttctttaatctttgcttgttttgttttcattatgttgTCCTATATACAGattttcagggctgtgctgaggattcCCTCTGAGAAGgaccagcacaaagccttttccacgtgcctccctcatcTGGTTGTGGTCTCTCTGACTGTCAGCACTggcatgtttgcctacctgaagcccccctccatctcctctccatccctggacctgTTGGTGGCCGTTCTATTCTCGGTGGTggctccagcagtgaaccccttcatctacagcatgaggaacaaggacCTCAAGAATGCCTTGTGGAAACTGATGACTTGA